The following coding sequences lie in one Bacteroidota bacterium genomic window:
- the tpx gene encoding thiol peroxidase, which translates to MTKITLKGNTINTSGELPKVGSLAKDFKLIAPDLSTKTLNNFKGKNLVLNIFPSIDTGTCAASVRNFNKSAANLNNTSVLCISRDLPFAQTRFCGAEGIENVFMLSDFNTGQFGKDYGLNIIDGPLAGLNSRSIVVINTEGRVIYSEQIAETTDEPNYDLALESL; encoded by the coding sequence ATGACAAAAATTACATTAAAAGGTAACACTATAAATACAAGTGGAGAATTACCAAAAGTTGGAAGCTTAGCGAAGGACTTCAAACTGATAGCACCAGACTTATCTACCAAAACATTGAACAACTTTAAAGGAAAGAATTTAGTGTTAAATATTTTCCCAAGTATTGACACTGGAACGTGTGCAGCATCAGTTCGCAACTTTAATAAATCAGCTGCTAATCTTAATAATACTAGTGTTTTGTGTATCTCAAGGGATTTGCCATTTGCTCAAACAAGATTTTGTGGAGCAGAAGGAATTGAAAATGTATTTATGCTATCAGATTTTAATACTGGTCAATTTGGTAAAGATTACGGTTTAAACATTATAGATGGACCACTAGCAGGTCTAAATTCAAGAAGTATCGTTGTTATTAATACTGAAGGTAGGGTGATTTATTCAGAGCAAATAGCTGAAACTACCGATGAACCGAACTACGATTTGGCTCTAGAAAGTTTGTAA
- the hchA gene encoding protein deglycase HchA, which produces MLKKILGIAPKLESDGSYSPSKLALKLGTVNTTDFENISYTKYQGNKSKILVIFTEQKNMKMKNGKLFSTGNHPVEALLPMLHLKNAGFDFEIATPTGKPVVFEMWAFPEKDEHVKAIYNDFKTSFENPMKLADFIGSFFNDTASYAALFVPGGHGAMIGIPEDENVGKVLNWAHQNDLFTISLCHEPGSFLATTLNDQKFIYEGYKMAVFPDSVDKMTPMIGYLPGQMPWGLSEKLKSLGANIINTKSDKTVCLDRKLITGASPLASNELGKLAAETLLKQ; this is translated from the coding sequence ATGCTAAAGAAAATATTAGGAATTGCACCAAAATTAGAATCAGATGGATCTTATAGTCCTTCAAAACTTGCTTTAAAATTAGGAACGGTTAACACAACTGATTTTGAAAATATTTCATACACAAAATACCAAGGCAATAAGTCGAAGATCTTAGTGATTTTCACCGAACAAAAAAACATGAAAATGAAGAATGGCAAATTGTTTTCTACAGGAAATCATCCGGTAGAAGCCTTATTGCCTATGCTGCATCTTAAAAATGCTGGTTTTGATTTTGAAATAGCTACTCCCACTGGAAAACCTGTAGTTTTTGAAATGTGGGCCTTTCCAGAAAAAGATGAACATGTAAAAGCAATTTATAATGACTTCAAAACCAGCTTTGAAAACCCAATGAAATTAGCGGACTTTATCGGTTCTTTTTTCAACGATACCGCATCTTATGCAGCGCTATTCGTGCCTGGTGGACACGGAGCTATGATAGGTATTCCTGAAGACGAAAACGTTGGAAAGGTATTAAATTGGGCTCATCAAAACGATTTATTTACTATAAGCCTTTGCCATGAGCCCGGTTCATTTTTAGCAACCACGCTCAATGATCAAAAATTTATTTACGAAGGATACAAAATGGCGGTATTCCCTGATTCGGTAGATAAGATGACGCCTATGATTGGTTATTTGCCAGGACAAATGCCTTGGGGTTTAAGTGAGAAACTAAAGAGCTTAGGAGCTAATATTATAAATACCAAATCAGACAAAACCGTTTGTTTGGATAGAAAATTAATCACTGGTGCAAGTCCATTAGCTTCTAATGAATTGGGAAAACTTGCAGCTGAAACCTTATTAAAACAATAG
- a CDS encoding NADP-dependent oxidoreductase yields MKALQIVKYGELRDSLAFNEVSKPSIQETDVLIEVKAAAINPIDKIIVLGHLQGMLPIPLPSTTAYDVSGIVVEKGDKVKNFEIGDLVYSRVPQEQMGTIAEYVAVTSIAVSKKPGNISFEEAASLPLAGLTAMQSLEFAGIKENDKVLIHAGSGGVGSIAIQYAKAKGAYVYTTTSTSNVKWVKELGADHVIDYKTEDYKNIVKDADIVFDTLGNNYSLEALQVIRQGGKVISIAGPLDEEIAKLFGMADYKLPEELAKLISAKNAAYKYIFMQPNGAHLNEIKLLVEDEKIKPIIDKVYSFSESIDAFTHLASGRAKGKIVIKIK; encoded by the coding sequence ATGAAAGCATTACAAATAGTAAAATACGGTGAATTAAGAGATAGCTTGGCCTTTAACGAAGTAAGCAAACCGAGCATTCAAGAAACAGATGTACTTATAGAAGTTAAGGCTGCTGCCATTAACCCCATAGACAAAATTATTGTCTTGGGACATCTGCAAGGCATGCTTCCTATTCCTCTACCGAGTACCACTGCCTATGATGTTAGTGGAATAGTAGTCGAGAAAGGTGATAAAGTAAAGAATTTTGAAATTGGAGACTTGGTTTATTCCCGGGTACCTCAAGAACAAATGGGAACAATAGCAGAATATGTTGCTGTTACTAGTATTGCCGTTTCAAAAAAACCTGGAAATATTTCTTTCGAAGAAGCTGCAAGTTTACCATTAGCAGGACTTACTGCCATGCAATCCTTGGAATTCGCAGGGATAAAGGAAAACGATAAAGTGCTTATTCATGCAGGTTCAGGGGGTGTAGGTAGTATAGCTATTCAGTATGCCAAGGCAAAAGGAGCCTATGTATATACAACCACAAGTACTAGCAATGTAAAGTGGGTGAAAGAACTTGGAGCAGACCACGTAATTGATTACAAAACGGAGGACTATAAAAACATCGTAAAAGACGCTGATATAGTTTTTGACACACTTGGCAACAACTATTCTTTGGAAGCATTGCAAGTTATAAGGCAAGGTGGAAAAGTTATTAGCATTGCCGGTCCCCTAGATGAAGAAATTGCTAAACTGTTTGGGATGGCTGACTACAAATTACCAGAAGAATTAGCTAAACTAATTAGTGCTAAAAACGCAGCGTACAAATATATTTTCATGCAGCCGAATGGAGCACATTTGAATGAAATTAAATTATTGGTTGAAGATGAAAAAATCAAACCAATCATTGATAAAGTTTATTCATTCTCTGAGAGTATTGATGCATTCACACATCTTGCCTCAGGAAGAGCAAAAGGTAAAATTGTTATTAAGATTAAGTAA
- a CDS encoding Crp/Fnr family transcriptional regulator, with the protein MEYLIKKIKESIILSIEAEEYLISISKEKIVPKGSILIRQGQRVNKIFFVTGGCLRSYCIDKNGKEHTLHFAIKNDWISDYIAIHGNESATLTIECLTESNIIEFNAEKINGMLKLFPELEPFQRGNLERLFVSLQKRILNQLQLSAAERYDLFLEEYPDVEQHTRNYHIASYLGITQESLSRIRVEKARK; encoded by the coding sequence ATGGAATATTTAATAAAAAAAATAAAGGAAAGCATAATTTTAAGCATAGAAGCAGAAGAGTATCTTATTTCTATTTCAAAAGAAAAAATAGTTCCAAAAGGATCAATCTTAATCCGTCAAGGACAAAGGGTAAATAAAATATTTTTTGTTACAGGCGGTTGTTTAAGATCCTACTGCATTGATAAAAACGGGAAAGAGCACACCCTGCATTTTGCTATTAAAAATGACTGGATAAGTGATTATATCGCTATTCACGGAAATGAATCTGCAACGCTAACCATTGAATGCCTTACAGAATCAAACATCATCGAGTTTAATGCTGAAAAGATTAATGGAATGCTCAAGCTATTTCCTGAATTAGAACCCTTTCAAAGGGGGAATTTAGAACGTCTTTTTGTAAGTCTGCAAAAAAGAATTTTAAATCAGTTACAATTATCTGCTGCTGAAAGGTATGATTTGTTTTTAGAGGAATACCCCGATGTAGAGCAGCATACCCGGAATTATCACATTGCATCTTATTTAGGTATCACGCAAGAAAGCTTGAGCCGTATTCGGGTTGAAAAAGCAAGAAAATAG
- a CDS encoding YihY/virulence factor BrkB family protein produces the protein MSISFPGFAGVPLYGVIRFFYTQLMRESIALRSGATAYSFFLSLFPALIFLFTLIPYFPIENLYQEIVFLMNEYMPANVFQTIETTLSDIILKKRGSLLSLGFILSIYFASNGINTLLVAFNRKLKRPWWKKYLIAVSLTFAISFMILIAMSFQIGGEVFISYFKDSMIFQGNWVVYFIWTFKLLITLFMSITAISLLYFFATVKEERFRFFSHGAYLATILVVLVSYGFGYYVENFAQYNRLYGSIGAIIVLLVWLYLSALSLITGYEFNQSIVKAKAQADEKLSLLADEEDEED, from the coding sequence ATGAGTATTAGTTTTCCAGGTTTTGCAGGTGTTCCTTTATATGGTGTAATTCGTTTTTTTTATACGCAATTAATGCGTGAGTCAATAGCTCTTCGGTCAGGTGCAACAGCTTACAGTTTTTTCCTATCTCTTTTTCCAGCATTAATATTTTTGTTTACATTGATACCATACTTTCCGATAGAAAACCTATACCAGGAAATCGTTTTTCTTATGAATGAATATATGCCCGCAAATGTTTTTCAAACCATAGAAACAACCTTAAGCGACATTATTTTAAAAAAGCGTGGGAGTCTATTATCCTTGGGTTTTATTCTTTCGATTTATTTTGCATCTAATGGAATAAATACACTGCTGGTTGCATTTAATCGCAAGTTAAAAAGACCTTGGTGGAAAAAATATCTGATTGCTGTATCATTAACTTTCGCCATTTCTTTTATGATATTAATTGCCATGTCATTTCAGATAGGTGGCGAGGTATTCATCAGTTATTTCAAAGATTCCATGATTTTTCAAGGGAATTGGGTTGTTTATTTTATTTGGACATTTAAATTGCTGATTACACTATTTATGTCGATTACAGCTATATCTCTTCTTTACTTTTTTGCTACGGTTAAAGAAGAACGTTTTCGTTTTTTTAGTCATGGTGCTTACTTAGCCACCATACTCGTGGTATTGGTTTCCTACGGCTTTGGATATTATGTAGAAAACTTTGCCCAATACAACAGGCTTTATGGCTCTATTGGAGCTATTATCGTTTTACTGGTTTGGTTATACCTGAGTGCTTTATCGCTCATTACCGGATACGAATTCAATCAAAGCATAGTGAAAGCAAAAGCCCAAGCGGATGAAAAGCTTTCCTTGCTTGCTGATGAAGAAGATGAAGAAGATTGA
- a CDS encoding acyl-CoA thioesterase, translating to MFQHDTTVRVLYADTDVMGVVYYGNYPKFYEIGRTEMIRSLGMPYADLERTGIIMPVRDMTCNYIKSAHYDQVLTIRTRIEEIPKARMKFFYEIYNENKELVHTGETTLVFLDMKTNRPVRAPELLIKKLKPYFE from the coding sequence ATGTTCCAACACGATACAACAGTTAGGGTTTTATATGCAGATACAGATGTGATGGGTGTTGTATATTATGGCAATTATCCCAAATTTTATGAAATAGGAAGAACAGAAATGATTCGAAGTTTAGGTATGCCCTATGCCGATTTGGAACGAACGGGGATAATTATGCCTGTTAGAGACATGACATGCAATTATATTAAATCGGCCCATTACGACCAAGTATTGACTATTCGAACAAGAATAGAGGAGATTCCTAAGGCCCGAATGAAATTTTTTTACGAAATTTATAATGAAAATAAAGAGTTGGTTCATACTGGGGAAACCACTCTGGTCTTTTTGGATATGAAAACCAATAGACCAGTTAGGGCTCCAGAACTATTAATCAAAAAACTGAAACCTTACTTTGAATAG
- the mltG gene encoding endolytic transglycosylase MltG, with the protein MARRKKRKSPFSGVLIVFIILSLIVLLVGYKFYLGIFAPNINPAYIQKHDVIEIKSGMTYDQVLDQFERDSVLLDLRSFKLVAKKMNYANHIYARRYPVTKDMNNYDLIKMLRAGNNTPFMLTIDKYRTIYELAGGIGAQLEIDSAEIVDFILEKDFLNEHNLNSENALSYFIPNSYEFYWNTSIENFFNRMQKEADKFWNEERIEKAKAIRFSKAEVYTMASIVQEEAVYESELERIAGVYLNRMRKKMRLQADPTIKFLIKDRKDQKLYLNDYKITSSYNTYENSGLTPGPIIMARMSAMDAVLNAERHEFLYFCAKADGSGFHEFSTNLRQHTNYRNLYLRSKKK; encoded by the coding sequence ATGGCAAGAAGAAAAAAAAGAAAATCACCCTTTTCGGGAGTCCTCATTGTATTCATCATACTTTCATTAATTGTGCTATTGGTTGGATATAAATTCTATTTAGGAATTTTTGCTCCCAACATCAATCCGGCTTACATCCAAAAACATGATGTGATTGAAATTAAAAGCGGAATGACTTACGATCAAGTACTGGATCAATTTGAAAGAGACAGTGTGTTATTGGATTTGCGTTCGTTTAAATTAGTGGCAAAAAAAATGAATTATGCCAATCATATTTATGCCAGACGTTATCCTGTTACAAAAGACATGAATAATTATGATTTGATCAAAATGCTTAGAGCAGGAAATAATACACCTTTCATGCTTACTATTGATAAATACCGAACAATTTATGAACTAGCTGGTGGAATAGGAGCGCAGCTTGAAATTGACTCAGCCGAAATAGTAGATTTTATACTCGAAAAGGATTTTTTAAATGAACATAATCTGAATAGTGAGAATGCGCTTTCTTATTTCATACCAAATAGTTATGAATTTTATTGGAATACGTCAATAGAGAATTTTTTCAATCGTATGCAAAAAGAAGCAGATAAATTCTGGAATGAAGAAAGAATAGAAAAAGCTAAAGCTATTCGTTTTTCAAAAGCCGAAGTTTACACCATGGCTTCCATTGTACAAGAGGAGGCTGTTTATGAAAGCGAGTTGGAGAGAATTGCAGGAGTTTATCTGAACAGGATGCGAAAAAAAATGAGGCTACAAGCAGATCCTACTATCAAGTTTTTAATCAAAGACAGAAAAGACCAAAAACTTTATTTGAATGATTATAAGATTACTTCGTCCTACAATACCTATGAGAATTCAGGATTGACACCTGGCCCAATTATCATGGCTCGTATGAGTGCTATGGATGCAGTGCTAAACGCAGAAAGACATGAGTTTCTCTATTTTTGTGCCAAGGCAGATGGAAGTGGCTTTCATGAGTTTTCAACAAACTTGAGGCAACATACTAATTACCGCAACCTATATTTAAGAAGTAAAAAGAAATAA
- a CDS encoding AAA family ATPase — protein sequence MLSSNASELVVVYGRRRIGKTFLIREIYRKHMVFELTGYYQGNMRDQLQNFHSQLKSSSSRFSKTKTPDNWFSAFQLMEEYLNSLTKKEKKVIFIDEFPWIATTRSKFLMAFEHFWNTYCSKRNDLVVVICGSAASFMINNIVKNKGGLHNRLSCKIRLMPFNLNETYLFLKSKNIQLNNYDILQLYMAIGGVPHYLNKINKGESVIQNIDRLCFESNGDLVNEFNEIFTSLFSNSKTHEIIIRQLSKTNKGVTRNRLLDLCKFGSGGVFTKSLDELIESGFVSQYTPFGKKSKSSLFRLSDEYSLFYLKFIEPNQGQGSGTWANMFVKQTYKSWSGFAFETICLKHVLQIKKELGVSKIFTIHSSWFNDKAQADLVIDRDDGIINLCEIKFHNSPFTINKVDYEKLKNKKLQFLLSSGTRKNVFISMLTTYGVSENANSLELVTNNLTMDCLFVED from the coding sequence ATGCTGTCTAGCAATGCTTCAGAGTTAGTTGTAGTTTATGGAAGAAGAAGGATTGGGAAAACTTTTCTGATTCGAGAAATTTACAGAAAGCATATGGTGTTTGAACTAACCGGATATTATCAAGGTAATATGCGAGATCAGCTCCAAAACTTTCATAGTCAATTAAAATCTTCATCAAGCAGATTTAGTAAAACAAAAACTCCCGATAATTGGTTTTCCGCATTTCAATTAATGGAAGAATACCTGAACAGCTTGACGAAAAAAGAGAAGAAGGTAATATTTATTGATGAGTTTCCATGGATAGCTACCACACGGTCTAAGTTCCTAATGGCATTTGAACATTTTTGGAATACATACTGTAGCAAACGAAACGACCTTGTTGTTGTTATTTGTGGTTCTGCTGCATCTTTTATGATTAATAATATTGTTAAAAACAAGGGCGGCTTACATAACAGATTATCGTGTAAAATAAGGTTAATGCCTTTTAATCTAAACGAAACGTATCTTTTTTTGAAGAGTAAAAATATACAGCTAAACAATTACGATATTCTTCAGTTGTATATGGCTATTGGAGGAGTACCACACTATTTAAACAAAATAAATAAAGGTGAAAGTGTTATCCAAAATATTGATCGTTTATGTTTTGAAAGCAATGGCGATTTAGTTAATGAGTTTAATGAAATATTCACCTCATTATTTTCCAATTCTAAAACTCATGAAATTATTATTCGTCAATTATCTAAAACTAACAAAGGGGTTACTCGAAATAGATTGTTGGATTTATGCAAATTTGGAAGTGGAGGTGTTTTTACAAAAAGTCTTGATGAGTTAATTGAGTCTGGTTTTGTAAGCCAATATACTCCATTTGGGAAGAAAAGTAAAAGCTCACTTTTTAGGTTATCAGATGAATATTCACTGTTTTACCTTAAATTTATTGAACCAAATCAAGGACAAGGAAGCGGAACATGGGCAAATATGTTCGTTAAGCAGACCTATAAATCATGGTCTGGATTTGCCTTCGAAACTATTTGCCTGAAACATGTGTTACAAATTAAAAAGGAATTGGGTGTGTCAAAAATTTTTACAATACATTCAAGTTGGTTCAATGATAAAGCCCAAGCTGACCTTGTTATTGATCGTGATGATGGAATTATAAACCTGTGTGAAATTAAATTTCACAATAGTCCATTTACAATAAACAAAGTCGACTATGAAAAGCTTAAGAATAAAAAACTTCAGTTTCTGCTAAGTTCAGGAACAAGAAAAAATGTTTTTATCAGCATGCTAACCACTTATGGTGTTTCAGAAAATGCGAATAGTCTTGAGCTGGTCACAAATAACTTAACCATGGACTGTCTTTTTGTAGAAGATTAG
- a CDS encoding Na+ dependent nucleoside transporter translates to MPSQAGKIGVKKTVPIAHLTLSINENGSYVYSNTKSKLELKGQWNFIDSTSTLVLKSSSSHVQEFEIIKCNERELVIKNSTHVFVLRSSSISSNLFADYRGILGILVLVFFAFLISNNKKGINWRIPLVGISLQIIFAFSILKIGVVQTGFGYISRFFVELLAFTDKGSAFVFGSLVENTDSFGIIFAFKILPTVLFFSAFTSLLYYFGILQKIVFVFAWVMKKTMSLSGAESLAAASNVFIGQTEAPLVIKPYLEKMTKSEIMALMTGGMATIAGGVLAAYIGFLGGSDPEQQRLFATHLLTASIMNAPAALFIAKIMHPESEKIDKDLKVSKEVVGSNVLDALAKGTTDGLKLAVNVGAMLLVFTALMAMLNYVVFNWIGAPTGLNEIIAVNSGGQYEGLNMQYLLGMIFAPIAWLIGIPNVDLVMVGQLLGEKTILNEFYAYASMSNLKNSFLLTDPRSVIITTYALCGFANFASIGIQIGGISALAPGQRKNLSKLGLKALAGGTIASLLSASIAGMIIG, encoded by the coding sequence ATGCCCAGTCAGGCAGGGAAAATTGGTGTTAAAAAAACTGTCCCAATTGCTCATTTAACATTATCAATCAATGAAAACGGCAGCTATGTATATTCAAATACTAAAAGTAAGCTAGAGCTAAAAGGGCAATGGAATTTTATCGATAGCACATCTACTTTGGTTTTGAAATCATCCTCTTCTCATGTTCAGGAATTCGAAATAATTAAGTGTAATGAAAGAGAGTTAGTCATTAAAAATTCCACTCATGTATTTGTTTTGCGATCGTCATCAATAAGTTCGAACTTATTTGCTGATTACCGGGGTATACTTGGAATTTTAGTATTAGTTTTCTTTGCATTTTTAATCAGTAATAATAAAAAGGGCATCAATTGGCGAATTCCCTTGGTTGGTATAAGTCTGCAGATAATTTTTGCATTTAGTATTTTGAAAATTGGTGTGGTTCAAACTGGTTTTGGTTATATTTCTAGGTTCTTTGTTGAATTATTAGCGTTTACTGATAAAGGTTCTGCTTTTGTTTTTGGTTCTTTGGTAGAAAACACAGATTCTTTTGGGATTATTTTCGCTTTCAAAATACTACCAACTGTTTTGTTCTTTTCAGCTTTTACGTCCTTGCTCTATTACTTTGGTATTTTGCAGAAAATTGTTTTCGTTTTTGCTTGGGTAATGAAAAAAACAATGAGCTTGTCGGGTGCGGAAAGTTTGGCTGCTGCCTCCAATGTTTTTATTGGTCAAACCGAAGCTCCATTGGTTATTAAGCCCTATTTGGAGAAAATGACCAAATCTGAAATAATGGCACTCATGACAGGAGGTATGGCCACAATTGCAGGAGGTGTACTTGCAGCTTACATTGGTTTTTTAGGAGGATCAGATCCTGAACAACAAAGGCTATTTGCAACACACCTGCTTACAGCATCCATAATGAATGCTCCAGCGGCTCTATTCATAGCTAAAATCATGCATCCCGAGAGTGAAAAGATTGATAAAGATCTGAAAGTTTCAAAAGAAGTTGTAGGTAGCAATGTGTTGGATGCCTTAGCTAAAGGAACAACTGACGGATTGAAACTAGCAGTCAATGTTGGGGCAATGCTCTTGGTGTTTACAGCTTTAATGGCCATGCTTAATTATGTGGTTTTCAATTGGATTGGAGCTCCTACAGGATTAAATGAAATTATTGCTGTAAATAGTGGAGGACAATACGAAGGCCTAAACATGCAGTACTTATTGGGGATGATTTTTGCCCCAATTGCCTGGTTAATTGGGATTCCTAATGTGGACTTGGTAATGGTTGGCCAGCTTTTAGGTGAAAAAACCATATTGAATGAGTTCTATGCATATGCTAGTATGTCTAATCTGAAAAATTCCTTCCTGTTAACTGATCCAAGGTCAGTGATTATTACAACCTATGCTTTGTGTGGGTTTGCAAATTTTGCTTCAATTGGGATTCAAATAGGAGGTATCAGTGCATTGGCTCCCGGGCAGCGGAAAAATCTTTCAAAATTGGGTTTGAAGGCACTCGCTGGTGGCACAATTGCATCACTTTTATCAGCGAGTATAGCAGGTATGATCATTGGTTAA
- a CDS encoding bifunctional nuclease family protein: protein MQKVQLKILGISSGNVASSYTLLLEEVNGERKLPVVIGVLEAQAIAIEIEKIEPLRPMTHDLFKMFSNSFGIRVKEVIIHKIHEGIFYANLIATDGTTSQEIDSRTSDAIALALRFNCPIYTFESVIEEAGISMKSMDIKGTQAEEKLTEGFEENEDELEESVQALLEKEEDYNNYSVSRLKTLLKEAINREDYFKAAKIRDIIKKIEEDNESTETDSN, encoded by the coding sequence ATGCAAAAAGTACAGTTGAAAATATTGGGTATTTCATCAGGCAATGTAGCTTCTTCCTATACGCTTCTATTGGAAGAAGTGAATGGAGAACGTAAGTTACCAGTCGTAATTGGAGTGCTTGAAGCGCAAGCTATAGCTATTGAAATTGAGAAGATTGAGCCCTTACGTCCTATGACTCATGATCTTTTTAAAATGTTCTCAAATTCATTTGGAATCAGAGTTAAGGAAGTGATTATTCATAAAATTCATGAGGGAATTTTTTATGCGAATTTGATTGCAACTGATGGCACAACTAGTCAGGAAATTGATTCCAGAACTTCCGATGCAATTGCCTTGGCTTTGCGATTTAATTGTCCGATTTATACCTTTGAAAGTGTGATTGAAGAGGCTGGAATTTCTATGAAATCAATGGATATTAAAGGAACCCAAGCAGAAGAGAAACTTACTGAAGGTTTTGAGGAGAATGAAGACGAGTTAGAAGAGTCTGTGCAGGCATTGCTTGAGAAAGAAGAAGATTACAACAACTATTCTGTGAGTCGCTTAAAAACTTTATTGAAAGAAGCCATTAATCGGGAAGATTATTTCAAAGCAGCTAAGATAAGAGACATCATAAAAAAAATCGAAGAAGATAATGAATCCACTGAAACTGATTCAAATTAG
- a CDS encoding PorT family protein yields MVLFPVLLNAQTRNLPRFDYGRKIHFGFTLGTSFSTFKYEFSPKFYEETSLLTVEMKRIPGITIGAVSDIHFGQFFDLRALPSLVLSSRSINYYFADNSIITKSIESVFFELPVLVKYKSVRHGNIRFYVIGGAKGSWDFGSDAQAVRDPNNSVVAIKPFSYAYEFGCGFDMYFYFFKFSPEIKLSRGINNILAPYDDIYTGIFDKFYSNFVFISFHFEG; encoded by the coding sequence ATGGTGCTTTTTCCGGTCTTGTTAAATGCACAAACCAGAAACTTGCCTCGTTTTGATTATGGACGTAAAATTCATTTTGGGTTTACTTTAGGCACCAGCTTTTCCACTTTTAAGTACGAATTTTCACCCAAGTTTTATGAAGAAACCTCCTTATTAACAGTGGAGATGAAACGAATACCAGGCATTACTATTGGTGCTGTTTCTGATATTCATTTTGGACAATTTTTTGACTTAAGAGCATTACCTTCATTGGTACTTTCTTCTCGTTCTATTAATTACTATTTTGCTGACAATTCCATCATCACTAAAAGCATTGAATCGGTCTTTTTTGAGTTACCTGTTTTGGTTAAGTATAAATCTGTCAGACACGGAAATATTCGATTTTATGTTATCGGAGGAGCAAAGGGATCATGGGATTTTGGTTCCGATGCACAAGCTGTTCGTGATCCAAATAATTCAGTAGTTGCTATTAAACCTTTCTCATATGCCTATGAATTTGGATGTGGATTCGATATGTATTTTTATTTCTTTAAGTTTTCTCCCGAAATCAAGCTCAGTAGAGGCATAAACAATATACTTGCCCCTTATGATGATATTTATACAGGCATATTTGACAAGTTTTATTCAAATTTTGTTTTCATTTCCTTTCATTTTGAAGGATAA
- the ubiE gene encoding bifunctional demethylmenaquinone methyltransferase/2-methoxy-6-polyprenyl-1,4-benzoquinol methylase UbiE, translated as MNKNEADLAREQGKKIYVREMFNSISQKYDLMDRILSLGIDIRWRKIATKILKENNPNIVLDIATGTADLAIQEAKDLNAERIIGVDISEKMLEVGQVKVEKLKLDNVIELQLGDSENLIFEDNFFDAVSVSFGVRNFENLNQGLKEMHRVLKKDGKLLIMEFSMPSSKLIKALYLFYFNRVVPLIGRIISGNVYAYRYLPESVEQFPYGEAFLSLLKEIGFSKLEAKTLSLGICTIYTGIK; from the coding sequence ATGAATAAAAATGAAGCTGACCTTGCCCGAGAGCAGGGAAAGAAGATATATGTGCGGGAAATGTTTAATTCTATTTCCCAAAAATACGATTTAATGGATCGTATACTCTCTCTTGGAATTGATATTAGATGGCGTAAAATTGCGACCAAAATATTGAAAGAGAATAATCCAAACATAGTATTGGATATTGCTACTGGAACAGCAGATTTAGCTATTCAGGAAGCAAAAGATTTGAATGCTGAAAGAATAATTGGCGTTGACATTTCAGAAAAAATGTTAGAAGTAGGTCAGGTCAAAGTTGAAAAACTTAAACTGGATAATGTAATTGAGCTTCAGCTTGGTGATTCAGAAAATCTTATTTTTGAAGACAATTTTTTTGATGCAGTTAGCGTTTCTTTTGGCGTAAGGAACTTTGAAAATTTGAATCAAGGTTTGAAAGAGATGCATAGAGTTCTTAAGAAGGATGGTAAATTGTTAATTATGGAATTTTCAATGCCTAGTTCAAAACTAATTAAGGCATTGTATCTTTTTTATTTTAATAGAGTTGTACCTTTAATTGGTCGAATTATAAGCGGTAATGTTTATGCATACCGTTATTTACCCGAATCTGTTGAGCAGTTTCCTTATGGAGAAGCGTTTTTATCATTATTAAAAGAAATTGGTTTTAGTAAGTTAGAGGCAAAAACATTAAGTTTAGGAATTTGTACAATATACACAGGCATAAAATAA